In the genome of Patescibacteria group bacterium, the window TCCCACATTGTTATGAATCCTTTTGTTCCGCGAAAGATATTAAATTGACGCATATTAAAGACTTAATTAAAGTCTCATATGTATCTGAACTTATTCAACTGGGGATAAAATCCGCCACGGCGGACTACTTAACCCACCACTTTTTCCGTATCTCCTCAATCTCTTTTTTCTCTTTTGACTCTTTCGTATCTTTCCCTTTCTCACCAATCTTTTTAAGCTTAGCATCAGGGAGTTTAGAAAGTTTTATAACCTCTTTTTCCAGATATTCTTTGGTATTAAGCGTTGGATCGTCCAATACTTCTTCCAAGAGAGCATACAAGATAAAACCGATTCTTGGGCCCGGCTTCTCGCCGGCAATTTCCATGATCCTCGCTCCGTCAATCTTCAACATCCCCACAGTGACAGGCGCTCTCATCGCTTCATCTATCATAGATTCATATTTACGAAGCCTGTAAGGGGTCTCTTTAGGCCTCCCCATCCCTATCCTATCGCAGAAACGCACCTTCATTAGATCCCACACATTTTCCGGTCCGACGTTTCTCACAATCCTGCGAACAGCCGAGAGTGTGATCTGTTCAACATCTGAAAAGAAAAGATGATAACGGACAAGCTTCGCGATAGTATCAATGTCCTTTTTAGGAAACTTAAGCCTAGCCAAAATCTTAACGGACATCTTCCCCCCTATTACATCATGTCCATAAAAGGTAAAGTCTTTCTTCTTCTCGTCTCGTCTTCTTGATTTTGGCTTACCAACATCATGAAGCAGGGCCGCAAGCCTTATATTTAAAGGAAAATCCTTATCCGCCGAGTGCTTCAACGCCTTTATAGAATGTGTCCAGACATCATAAATATGATCTTTGTTTTGTTCCACATTAAATCCCTCCTCTATCTCCGGCATGACAAATTTCAAAAGACCCGTTTCACGTAGAATATCCATCCCCTTGTCTGGATTCTTTGACATTATTATCTTTATAAATTCATCACGGATTCTCTCTTTAGCGATTTTGTCCATTACACTAGATGTAGAACTAGCTAACCTCTTAATGGCTTCTAATGTATTATCCTCAATGTTAAAACCGAGCTCTGTTGCAAAACGTACAGCCCTCATCATTCTTAGCGCATCCTCTGAAAAACGATCAACAGGGCCGCCGACAGCTTTAATCAACTTATTTTTCAAATCTTTCTGCCCGTCAAAAAGATCTATAATCTTACCTGAAACAGCCTCTAGCGCCATAGCATTAATCGTAAAATCCCTTCTTTTCAAGTCGTCCTCAATGTTATTCGTGAAACTTACCGAATCAGGATGACGTTTGTCAGAATACTTGGCCTCCATTCTATATGGAGTTATC includes:
- a CDS encoding CCA tRNA nucleotidyltransferase; the protein is MPKKTNFNIPKEVSYVTETLQKAGFEAYLVGGCVRDLLRGEKPKDWDVTTNATPEQIVSLFPKTFYENKFGTVSVVNESATADEDETLRNVEITPYRMEAKYSDKRHPDSVSFTNNIEDDLKRRDFTINAMALEAVSGKIIDLFDGQKDLKNKLIKAVGGPVDRFSEDALRMMRAVRFATELGFNIEDNTLEAIKRLASSTSSVMDKIAKERIRDEFIKIIMSKNPDKGMDILRETGLLKFVMPEIEEGFNVEQNKDHIYDVWTHSIKALKHSADKDFPLNIRLAALLHDVGKPKSRRRDEKKKDFTFYGHDVIGGKMSVKILARLKFPKKDIDTIAKLVRYHLFFSDVEQITLSAVRRIVRNVGPENVWDLMKVRFCDRIGMGRPKETPYRLRKYESMIDEAMRAPVTVGMLKIDGARIMEIAGEKPGPRIGFILYALLEEVLDDPTLNTKEYLEKEVIKLSKLPDAKLKKIGEKGKDTKESKEKKEIEEIRKKWWVK